In one Caloranaerobacter sp. TR13 genomic region, the following are encoded:
- a CDS encoding GNAT family N-acetyltransferase, producing MVSIGKIRESELEDLSLLYEELTSKKSDMDKMYEVFSNIKNNPNYFLLGVKYYNKLIGSAMAVICNDLTGKCRPFMVVENVIIKKEFRQKGFGKKLFEHIENIAKRHNCYFIMFVSNIKRVGSHKFYERLGYNSKNNLAFKKYL from the coding sequence ATGGTGAGTATTGGTAAAATTAGAGAATCTGAATTAGAAGACTTATCGCTTCTCTATGAAGAGTTAACAAGTAAGAAAAGTGATATGGATAAGATGTATGAAGTTTTTTCTAATATTAAAAATAATCCTAATTATTTTTTGCTAGGTGTAAAATACTACAATAAATTGATTGGAAGTGCTATGGCTGTTATTTGTAATGACCTTACAGGCAAATGCAGACCATTTATGGTTGTTGAAAATGTGATAATCAAAAAAGAATTTCGTCAAAAGGGGTTTGGAAAGAAACTATTTGAACATATCGAAAATATTGCAAAAAGACATAATTGCTATTTTATAATGTTTGTATCTAATATAAAAAGAGTAGGGTCGCACAAATTTTATGAAAGACTTGGATATAATAGTAAAAATAATTTAGCTTTCAAAAAATATCTATAG